The following coding sequences are from one Plasmodium knowlesi strain H genome assembly, chromosome: 9 window:
- a CDS encoding ATP synthase-associated protein, putative, producing MDLKNFCSLLARGNISHCEHAPKNEHVPKNEHVPNNEHAPKNEHVPKKENGESPFDDTDGGKNNDSILDVIRKIPINPFIDSNENLNKYKYGVEKKKAERYTGVQVYEEDDKDHKKNQPIDYPFPVSKSVIFEKNKVNKSEDRININYSNIASDLYPEEGFKTPNRKKHFSSDWEMLLAHNHGLYNFKNTDNNTIVNKDMYALNTENDIRNKLNLYTERINVDNPNDACKYLAIEEYKCLLTHSFHMNPDVSNQKCVKWFNEYMQCKWDEHKLNYGYNYIENRRNKKSKAYIAAPDYQYS from the coding sequence ATggacttaaaaaatttttgctccCTCCTTGCAAGGGGAAATATAAGCCATTGTGAGCATGCGCCAAAAAATGAGCATGTGCCAAAAAATGAGCATGTGCCAAATAATGAACATGCgccaaaaaatgaacatgtgccaaaaaaggaaaacgggGAATCCCCCTTTGATGACACCGACGGCGGGAAGAACAACGACTCTATTCTTGACGTGATAAGAAAAATACCAATAAACCCATTCATCGATAgcaatgaaaatttaaataagtATAAATATGgagtagagaaaaaaaaagctgagAGATACACAGGTGTTCAAGTGTACGAAGAGGATGATAAAGATCACAAGAAGAACCAACCAATAGATTACCCATTCCCTGTTAGCAAAAGTGTTATATtcgaaaagaacaaagtaAACAAATCGGAGGATCGCATAAACATAAATTATAGTAACATAGCCAGTGACTTATACCCGGAGGAAGGATTTAAGACaccaaacagaaaaaagcatTTTTCCTCAGACTGGGAAATGCTATTAGCACATAATCATGGGttgtacaattttaaaaacacaGATAATAACACCATTGTTAATAAAGACATGTATGCTTTAAACACCGAAAATGACATACGAAATAAACTAAATTTGTACACAGAAAGAATAAATGTTGATAATCCTAATGATGCTTGCAAATATTTGGCCATAGAAGAGTATAAATGCTTGCTAACGCATTCCTTCCATATGAACCCTGATGTCAGCAACCAGAAGTGTGTTAAATGGTTTAATGAATACATGCAGTGTAAGTGGGACGAGCACAAGCTAAATTATGGCTACAACTACATTGAAAataggagaaataaaaaatccaAGGCATATATTGCGGCCCCCGACTATCAGTATTCATAA
- a CDS encoding alpha/beta hydrolase, putative, translated as MHLPLGRTIFALLYIVRFCRCFFPISGGESRGIHRQGIYPSEGEKQMRSLLRKGNITHLCNKIRCANHVQRYEGRRGIFSSTGSSGKRNPLSSRLFSSFETKTPGSQVEQVVDGIAVTIYDNTNIFKEEISNTPIVLIHGCYGSKNNFRVFSKSLKSNKIVTLDLRNHGNSKHTDSMKYEEMESDIKKVLDELHIRKCCLVGFSLGGKVSMYCALKNQSLFSHLVVMDILPFDYNEKKYHVKLPYNISHMTKILFNIKTKLRPRNKAQFLAHLRAQVPDISSSFEQFICTSLKEERAKVGKATGEVDMPIGGTDLIRDSSMGTEGAIRYSENPATEQKNLVWKINVDTIFRELPHILSFPLNHQEHKYHNPCSFIIGTKSDLVYTMPQYESIIENYFPSSQKFILPDATHTVYIDNAKECADIVNRTLRL; from the coding sequence ATGCATTTACCACTTGGGCGAACCATTTTTGCACTCTTGTACATAGTGAGGTTTTGCAGGTGCTTCTTTCCTATTTCCGGAGGGGAATCCAGAGGAATCCACAGACAGGGCATATACCCaagtgaaggagaaaaacaaatgcgAAGTCTTCTGAGGAAGGGAAACATCACACATCTGTGTAACAAAATAAGATGTGCAAATCATGTGCAGCGATATGAAGGTAGAAGGGGAATATTTAGTTCCACGGGGAGTAGTGGGAAAAGGAATCCACTGAGTAGTCGGCTTTTCAGCTCATTCGAAACAAAAACGCCCGGTAGTCAAGTAGAACAAGTAGTGGACGGAATAGCAGTGACCATTTATGataatacaaatatattCAAGGAAGAGATTAGTAACACCCCGATAGTTTTAATTCACGGATGTTATGGTAGCAAAAATAACTTTCGTGTTTTTAGCAAAAGCTTAAAAAGCAATAAAATTGTAACCCTTGATTTACGGAACCATGGCAATTCAAAACATACAGATAGTATGaaatatgaagaaatggaaagtgatataaaaaaagttctgGATGAACTTCATATTAGGAAATGCTGTTTAGTTGGTTTCAGTTTAGGTGGGAAAGTATCCATGTATTGTGCCCTAAAAAACCAgtctcttttttctcacctAGTCGTCATGGACATCCTTCCCTTTGACTACAATGAGAAGAAATACCACGTGAAGCTTCCCTACAATATTAGCCACATGACAAAAatcctttttaatattaaGACCAAGCTGCGCCCGAGGAATAAGGCTCAATTTCTTGCCCACTTGCGAGCACAAGTGCCAGACATATCTAGCTCCTTCGAACAGTTCATTTGCACATCGCTCAAGGAGGAAAGGGCAAAAGTGGGGAAGGCAACTGGAGAGGTGGATATGCCCATAGGTGGGACGGACTTGATCCGTGATTCCAGCATGGGTACTGAGGGTGCGATTCGATATTCAGAGAACCCTGCCACTGAACAGAAAAACCTTGTGTGGAAAATTAACGTAGACACCATATTCAGGGAACTTCCCCACATTCTTAGCTTCCCACTAAATCACCAAGAGCACAAGTATCACAACCCTTGTAGTTTTATCATTGGCACGAAGTCAGATTTAGTCTATACCATGCCGCAGTACGAATCCATTATAGAGAATTACTTTCCGTCAAGccagaaatttattttgcctGATGCAACTCATACTGTTTATATTGACAATGCAAAGGAGTGTGCTGATATTGTTAATAGGACATTGCgcttgtaa
- a CDS encoding AP2 domain transcription factor AP2-O, putative, with product MSNLPNWTNGIEGERDQGDMKNTNRDIPIGDPTYECRMKGVKKLGCYNEVTNLGEPASLYMETNARGSMGGSTHLNVSLGSGGEMCEQISANNDIRHERQDLCANTLVNSALSVMKSPRQNVARNQDKPGIPGEGNNKASDYQNGHMNAHPVNQGEAIPIVEGEESIQVNKNNLHAGQKEELGIQRSNNLPTEEEQRDGRAKWSLQEEHNNIRKEIIQPAQGESDDSKRSHSSDANNYTFLGQSEREEVVMECMTNIPIQGETFPVEDSRGDYRDADNANSPPPQRKTNALINAGNQYEPAQVNAFNNDIKEAHGKSEELKHSSKNNSNDGIANKLTSTSQEEGKKRERNFNMQKKENGKYKNDDEVIEKENGKYKNDDEVIEKENGPKVCAHSDEAINCASLGTDVSRSSNSIGNCERAANKIQMDSQIWMEREITQNEYKKKRDFTEVGDDSNLSNAKKKINFFGPVNNILKCDHQRDGNCGTVEFEGTQMSISPRDALGFNAAKADMEGAYKPNINACAFMPTSEFIAAHGTESVPREVATGERERPSDPLQSCDIALPQNGTVHANGAPKACSTINAPENVCEKMQGVARLGKPNIVPTSVYSKMGAIPTGTHAESGISLQNNIAFAHAPLRKFPWTHFDVHDAEGEFPKGGEKRKDGEDEKNISRRANEKKLNSHIIANNLEIENKTEPTIGVEHEIPVEHKIPVEREITIKCDKKTENLKSENNSNCVKNQKSEKIASSEKNSKGQKGTPRAQTVQTMQTVQTMQTVQTMQTVQTMQSVQTMQSVQTMQSVQTAQTAQTTQIALHTPMEEIADAPNSGGSSPPVGSRMSLNGVSLGNLNKDQENEQMQRQNSNQFPSQDEEKYPSDNQPSSMDQGTNSFSTDHRSSVEPVGEENLQKDFSVENLKNGATISEHVDMCTLGSDSQGEELKGHLSYGTNGIVDDGFARETHEASLKTVDAANAHHIGNDLDTVNNGISLPTGSDVKCLSDQDAAIFPNGDQLENYLNDQMRTDNAVHRKLPMHTIPKETIKKKTSEDTTIQDNENDNMEYRNNEMLMRKISQDTIVNDIMEDNNISMERNKEMILKKITEEIAISSIHNPKVGQVNNDRLVKNVNEENTAINCMQSDNVGSVDKDIILHKLNEHQAVGKLLGVVNSIDDTEGVPHMNGRSDIHHTEDSNEETTRDDLYHQQQHALYNHNPQTEMNDPNFKEEMNAQSIMGFQDHQNLISCTHNEGFGNNQCEVRGAYNNNLNNHTMENNTKEVDSCSNVDFTDDKYSQWFDTIYTVCVKLDDLCCKLNSEYPHSMNIWESNGNPSVYDLKSAFQNNNNSKIFSQNNQIDKISSGFPGTVPSSIYNDLNSSDSSGNSNYRYAVSQVSNHNEGPMKRHDHFVQDNFENGLSVRVKNNCKDIRPIYGMNNVNTNNQYSKDLAHVYSACDDHLKRIQTKNENGKGGRKIQHDYALQREMYNHGNNNALHDSTLLYDREKNSIKTNMAILPGALSKEALELLHAYGKGDPRLNDRFKVGLYNGLPQYEGHGDATDGANHNNCGHRGSTPFSSGIPAIINNNSNDAHTRNGDLLSMAKFSNVKGLMQYVKNEYNDESHNGNHASANTTKRKKGIKKNTTNNNKSVEKRNIKKYGTVNKTNTKIIKNESDFEYLLELSDKEGPNLENPDDLKCDVAGVYWDKRSWIASWYDNGKRYYKSFSAKTHGFYKSKFWAIKVRLSKVKGQTIFGKNCRKNKDTDASNPLHNNLPFNSSIVSENNNVLLGNI from the coding sequence ATGAGTAATTTACCTAACTGGACCAATGGCATAGAAGGTGAGAGAGACCAAGGGGATATGAAGAACACTAACAGGGATATACCAATCGGAGACCCCACATATGAATGTAGAATGAAGGGAGTGAAGAAATTGGGATGTTACAATGAGGTTACTAATCTGGGGGAACCGGCCAGTTTATATATGGAAACCAATGCACGTGGATCCATGGGAGGATCTACCCACCTGAATGTTAGCCTAGGCAGCGGAGGAGAAATGTGTGAACAAATAAGTGCAAACAATGACATTCGCCATGAGAGGCAGGATTTGTGTGCCAATACTTTGGTGAACTCGGCGTTGAGTGTGATGAAAAGCCCTCGCCAAAATGTTGCGCGGAATCAGGATAAACCAGGTATCccaggggaaggaaataataaagCAAGTGACTACCAGAATGGACATATGAATGCCCACCCGGTTAACCAGGGCGAAGCCATACCCATCGTGGAAGGCGAAGAATCCATCCaagtgaacaaaaataatttgcatgccggacagaaggaagaattggGGATTCAAAGGAGCAATAATCTCCCGACAGAAGAGGAACAACGGGATGGACGTGCCAAATGGAGCCTCCAAGAAGAACATAACAATataagaaaggaaataattcAACCCGCGCAAGGAGAAAGTGACGATTCAAAAAGGAGTCATTCGAGCGATGCCAATAATTATACATTTCTTGGACaaagtgaaagggaagaagtagTGATGGAATGTATGACGAATATACCTATCCAAGGTGAAACATTTCCAGTAGAGGATTCGCGTGGTGATTACCGCGATGCTGATAACGCAAATTCACCGCCTCCTCAgaggaaaacaaatgcaTTGATCAATGCGGGTAATCAGTACGAACCTGCCCAGGTAAATGCATTCAACAATGACATCAAGGAAGCACACGGAAAAAGCGAGGAATTGAAACACTCTTCTAAAAATAACTCGAATGATGGAATCGCCAACAAATTAACAAGCACATCacaagaggaaggaaaaaaaagagagaggaaTTTCAACAtgcaaaagaaggaaaatggaaaatataaaaatgatgatgaggttatagagaaggaaaatggaaaatataaaaatgatgatgaggttatagagaaggaaaatgggCCAAAAGTTTGCGCCCACTCTGATGAGGCAATAAATTGTGCTAGTCTAGGTACAGATGTCAGTAGAAGTAGTAACAGCATAGGAAACTGCGAAAGAGCTGCAAACAAAATTCAAATGGATAGTCAAATATGGATGGAGCGTGAAATAacacaaaatgaatataaaaaaaaaagagacttTACAGAGGTAGGTGATGATTCCAATTTAAGTAAcgccaaaaagaaaattaatttttttggccCCGTTAATAATATCTTAAAATGTGACCACCAGAGGGATGGAAACTGTGGTACTGTCGAATTTGAGGGAACCCAAATGAGTATTTCCCCGCGCGATGCACTAGGGTTTAATGCGGCAAAGGCCGATATGGAAGGAGCCTACAAGCCAAATATAAATGCATGTGCATTCATGCCGACTAGCGAATTCATAGCTGCGCACGGAACGGAAAGTGTGCCCCGTGAGGTAGCTActggagaaagggaaagaccAAGCGATCCTTTACAGTCATGCGACATTGCCCTTCCACAAAACGGGACTGTGCATGCAAACGGCGCACCAAAAGCATGTTCTACTATTAATGCACCCGAAAATGTATGTGAGAAAATGCAGGGCGTCGCAAGACTAGGAAAGCCTAACATAGTGCCAACATCGGTGTACTCCAAAATGGGCGCTATTCCCACAGGAACGCATGCAGAAAGTGGAATCTCCCTACAGAATAATATCGCCTTTGCGCATGCACCCTTGAGAAAATTTCCATGGACACATTTTGATGTGCATGACGCTGAAGGGGAATTTCCgaagggaggagaaaagagaaaagatggagaagatgaaaaaaacataagtAGAAgagcaaatgaaaaaaaattaaacagtCATATAATTGCAAACAACCTTGAAatcgaaaataaaacagagCCCACAATAGGTGTAGAACACGAAATACCTGTGGAACACAAAATACCTGTAGAACGCGAAATAACTATAAAGTGTGataaaaaaacggaaaaccTTAAGAGCGAAAACAATTCCAACTGTGTAAAAAACcagaaaagcgaaaaaatcGCGtccagtgaaaaaaattccaaaggCCAAAAAGGCACACCACGAGCGCAAACTGTGCAAACCATGCAAACTGTGCAAACCATGCAAACTGTGCAAACCATGCAAACTGTGCAAACCATGCAATCAGTACAAACCATGCAATCAGTACAAACCATGCAATCAGTACAAACCGCGCAAACCGCGCAAACCACGCAAATCGCGCTTCACACACCGATGGAGGAAATCGCGGATGCGCCTAACTCCGGCGGTAGTTCTCCCCCAGTTGGAAGCAGGATGAGCTTGAACGGGGTGTCGCTCGGAAACCTGAACAAGGATCAGGAGAATGAGCAGATGCAGAGGCAAAACTCAAATCAGTTCCCGTCGCAAGACGAAGAGAAGTACCCGTCCGACAATCAACCTTCTTCCATGGACCAAGGGACAAACTCCTTTTCGACAGACCATCGCAGCAGTGTCGAACCGGTAGGAGAAGAAAACTTGCAGAAGGATTTCTCTGTGGAAAATCTAAAAAACGGTGCTACCATAAGCGAGCACGTAGACATGTGTACATTAGGTTCAGATTCACAAGGAGAGGAGCTGAAAGGGCACCTGTCCTATGGCACAAATGGAATCGTCGATGATGGTTTCGCAAGGGAGACTCATGAGGCAAGTCTCAAAACAGTGGATGCGGCAAATGCCCATCACATTGGGAATGATTTAGACACTGTAAACAACGGAATTAGCCTACCTACTGGAAGCGATGTAAAGTGCCTGAGCGACCAGGATGCGGCTATCTTTCCAAATGGCGATCAGCTGGAGAATTATTTGAATGACCAAATGAGGACGGACAATGCGGTGCACAGAAAACTTCCAATGCACACCATCCCAAAggaaacaattaaaaaaaaaacaagtgaaGACACCACCATCCAGGACAATGAGAACGATAACATGGAATATAGGAACAACGAAATGCTGATGAGGAAAATTAGTCAAGATACGATCGTTAATGATATTATGGAAGACAATAATATATCCATGGAAAGGAACAAAGaaatgattttaaaaaaaattaccgaAGAGATAGCCATCAGCTCTATACACAATCCAAAGGTTGGTCAGGTGAATAATGATCGCTTGGTGAAAAACGTAAATGAGGAGAACACTGCCATCAATTGTATGCAAAGTGACAATGTAGGAAGTGTGGATAAAGACATTATCCTCCACAAGCTGAATGAGCACCAAGCCGTGGGAAAATTGCTTGGCGTGGTGAATAGTATTGACGACACGGAAGGCGTGCCCCACATGAACGGAAGAAGCGACATACATCACACGGAAGACTCGAACGAAGAAACCACGCGCGACGACCTGTACCACCAGCAACAACACGCCCTGTACAACCACAACCCCCAGACTGAGATGAATGATCCaaattttaaagaagaaatgaacgCACAAAGTATAATGGGTTTCCAGGATCATCAAAATCTAATTAGCTGCACACATAACGAAGGGTTCGGAAATAATCAGTGCGAGGTAAGGGGCGCATATAACAACAACCTAAACAACCACACTATGGAGAACAACACGAAAGAAGTGGACAGTTGCAGTAACGTAGACTTCACAGATGACAAGTACAGCCAATGGTTCGACACTATCTACACAGTGTGTGTAAAATTAGACGACCTCTGTTGTAAGTTGAATTCGGAATATCCCCATTCCATGAACATATGGGAGAGTAACGGCAACCCCAGTGTATACGATTTGAAAAGTGCATTTCAGAACAATAATaattcaaaaatattttcacagAATAATCAGATAGACAAAATTTCTTCCGGATTCCCTGGAACAGTTCCATCCAGTATTTATAACGACCTAAACAGTAGTGACAGCAGTGGAAATAGCAACTACAGATATGCAGTTAGCCAGGTGAGCAACCACAATGAAGGACCAATGAAAAGACATGACCACTTCGTCCAGGATAACTTCGAAAATGGTCTCTCTGTACGTGTAAAAAATAACTGCAAAGATATAAGACCCATTTACGGAATGAATAACGTAAACACCAACAATCAATATTCCAAGGATTTGGCTCATGTGTACTCAGCTTGTGATGATCATTTAAAGAGGATCCAAACaaagaatgaaaatggaaaaggtggaagaaaaatacaacatgACTATGCTCTCCAGAGGGAGATGTACAACCATGGAAACAACAACGCTCTCCATGATAGTACCCTCCTTTatgacagagaaaaaaactccaTCAAAACAAACATGGCAATCTTACCTGGTGCACTTTCGAAGGAGGCCTTGGAATTGCTCCACGCGTACGGCAAAGGCGACCCACGTCTGAATGACAGATTTAAGGTGGGACTGTACAACGGGCTTCCTCAGTACGAAGGACACGGAGATGCCACAGATGGAGCAAACCACAACAACTGTGGCCACCGTGGTTCTACCCCTTTCAGTAGTGGCATCCCCGCAATTATAAACAACAACAGTAACGATGCACACACCCGAAACGGAGACCTCCTATCCATGGCAAAATTTTCAAACGTAAAGGGATTAATGCAATacgtgaaaaatgaatacaatgATGAATCTCATAACGGAAACCATGCATCAGCAAATACGaccaagaggaaaaaaggaataaaaaaaaatacaaccaataataataaaagtgtggaaaaaagaaatataaaaaaatatggaaccGTTAATAAAACCAATaccaaaattataaaaaatgaaagcgaTTTTGAATACCTGTTGGAGTTATCTGATAAAGAAGGACCTAACCTAGAAAATCCCGATGATCTAAAATGTGATGTCGCAGGTGTTTATTGGGACAAGAGAAGTTGGATTGCTTCCTGGTATGACAATGGCAAGCGTTATTATAAATCCTTCTCTGCAAAAACACATGGATTTTATAAGTCTAAATTCTGGGCAATCAAAGTTAGACTCTCCAAAGTTAAAGGCCAAACCATATTCGGGAAGAATTGCCGCAAGAATAAGGACACCGATGCCAGTAACCCTCTTCATAATAACCTCCCCTTTAATAGCTCAATTGTAAGTGAGAACAATAACGTACTTCTTGGGAATATTTAG
- a CDS encoding DnaJ protein, putative translates to MKLFFFSFALVYLLVVNNVNCLFKNFISGFYCNDENCYGILGVSEKASVSEIRSSYHRHLMNMKNSYDLEKKKRILKAYTVLANKRTRKYYDFFLKNPNSILNVIYLIFYYLFKLIKVIIALIIIGVLLCGFQYLNNKYEMKRRVHKLSKNKAFKKEVQNRIGLKHPDFRTYEMAMKKKIEEDIEIEVAHEMGLTYKKKDEQFAFSDLIIVKFFILPKQIICYVLWNIKWLIKYHILNNEYDEGDKLYITRKCLNIPAYRWDALSDEDKKILLKKKLWVKEIQDEFFEEQMEKERLNKISSAKYKKQMRMKKKGTSFNYND, encoded by the exons ATGAagttattcttcttttccttcgctTTGGTTTACCTCCTTGTGGTAAACAATGTAAACTGCCTcttcaaaaattttattagtGGGTTTTACTGCAACGATGAGAATTGCTATGGCATTTTAG GTGTGAGCGAAAAAGCGAGCGTGAGCGAGATCAGGTCGTCCTACCACAGGCACCTGATGAACATGAAAAATAGCTAcgacttggaaaaaaaaaaaagaattctcAAGGCATATACCGTCCTTGCCAACAAACGAACGAGGAAGtattatgatttttttttgaaaaacccAAACAGTATCCTAAATGTGATataccttattttttattatttgttcAAACTGATAAAGGTGATAATTGCGTTGATAATTATTGGCGTCCTGCTATGTGGTTTCCAGTATTTAAACAATAAGTATGAAATGAAGAGACGGGTGCATAAATTGTCGAAAAATAAAGCTTTTAAGAAGGAGGTGCAGAATAGGATAGGGTTAAAGCATCCCGATTTCCGAACGTACGAGATGgcaatgaagaaaaagatagAGGAAGACATCGAAATTGAGGTGGCACACGAGATGGGACTTACGTAcaagaaaaaggatgaacAGTTTGCCTTTTCTGACTTAATAATCGTTAAGTTCTTCATTCTTCCGAAACAAATTATCTGCTATGTTCTCTGGAATATCAAGTGGTTGATAAAGTACCACATTTTGAATAACGAATATGATGAGGGTGATAAATTATACATTACGAGGAAGTGCCTCAACATTCCTGCGTATAGATGGGATGCCCTCTCGGAtgaggataaaaaaattctcttgAAGAAGAAACTGTGGGTGAAGGAAATCCAGGACGAGTTTTTTGAAGAACAGATGGAGAAGGAGCGACTGAACAAAATCTCCAGCGCCAAGTATAAGAAGCAGATgcgaatgaagaagaagggaacTAGCTTTAATTACAACGATTAG
- a CDS encoding DNA-directed RNA polymerases I and III subunit RPAC1, putative translates to MKGVKFRDNFVKLKEEGPRNATTTNFYGSYFLSENEHMFDINEFEKNLEMKMHKNEENLLILEVKNLNVSIANALRRIMLAEVPTIAIEKVNIFQNTGIIADEILCHRLGLIPFKFDADLINFKEEYEKYNHLNCFCFKLHVKFTKKAGSSETSQSIYSRDLKWCPINEQQKLRFQKNPPKVVDDNILITKLANGQEIELICFLEKGIGKTHAKWSPVCTAVYKMYPSFSFNTCENFTKEEKNDLVNICPRNVFDVEDSDTLVAKNPLNCSSCRVCIEKYPKKISFEKVKNHFIFTIESTGCFSSADIFRKALLILKDKVVSVKEVLEDQTKT, encoded by the coding sequence ATGAAGGGCGTGAAATTCAGGGATAACTTCGTCAAGTTGAAGGAGGAGGGACCCCGAAACGCAACGACGACAAATTTCTATGGATCATATTTCCTGTCCGAAAATGAACACATGTTTGATATAAacgaatttgaaaaaaaccTGGAAATGAAGatgcacaaaaatgaagagaactTACTAATCCTAGAAGTAAAGAACTTAAACGTATCTATTGCAAATGCCCTGAGAAGAATAATGTTGGCAGAGGTACCCACCATCGCCATAGAGAAGGttaacatttttcaaaacacTGGAATAATCGCTGATGAAATTCTGTGCCACCGGTTGGGTCTAATCCCATTTAAGTTTGACGCTGATTTGATTAACTTCAAAGAGGAGTACGAAAAATATAATCACTTaaattgtttttgttttaaacTTCATGTGAAGTTTACGAAAAAAGCTGGAAGTAGCGAAACTTCCCAAAGCATTTATTCTAGGGACCTAAAATGGTGTCCCATTAATGAACAACAAAAATTACGCTTTCAGAAAAATCCACCCAAAGTTGTTGATGATAATATATTGATTACAAAATTAGCTAATGGACAAGAGATTGAattgatttgttttttgGAGAAAGGGATTGGAAAGACTCATGCTAAGTGGTCTCCTGTTTGTACTGCCGTCTATAAAATGtacccttccttttcttttaatacttgtgaaaattttaccaaggaagaaaaaaacgaccTAGTAAACATTTGCCCAAGGAATGTCTTCGATGTTGAGGACAGTGATACCTTGGTTGCGAAGAATCCATTAAATTGCTCATCGTGCAGAGTTTGCATAGAAAAGTACcctaaaaaaatttccttcgaAAAAGTCAAgaatcattttatttttacaatcgAATCCACCGGCTGCTTCTCTTCCGCAGACATTTTCAGGAAGGCGCTGCTCATccttaaggataaggtagttAGCGTCAAGGAGGTGTTGGAGGACCAGACAAAGACATAA
- a CDS encoding translation initiation factor eIF-1A, putative: protein MPKNKGKGGKNRRRGKNDNEGEKRELLYKEEDQEYAQVLRMLGNGRLEAHCFDGVKRLCHIRGKMRKRVWINSGDIILVSLRDYQDSKADVIAKYTPDEARSLKTHGELPETAKINETDIFDDDAQNGVEFLDDESDEEAQEEMNNARKLEIEDI from the exons ATGCCAAAGAATAAAG gtaagggaggaaaaaacagaaggagaggaaaaaatgataacgaAGGGGAGAAGCGGGAACTGCTCTACAAGGAGGAAGACCAAG AATACGCACAAGTGTTAAGGATGTTGGGGAATGGCCGATTGGAAGCCCACTGCTTTGATGGGGTGAAGCGACTCTGTCATATTAG ggggaaaatgagaaagagAGTTTGGATAAATTCTGGTGACATCATTTTAGTATCCCTGCGAGATTATCAAGACAGCAAAGCGGATGTCATTGCAAA ATACACACCTGACGAGGCAAGGAGCTTGAAGACGCACGGAGAATTGCCCGAAACAGCCAAAATCAACGAGACGGATATTTTCGATGACGACGCACAGAATGGAGTCGAATTTTTGGACGATGAATCTGACGAGGAGGCccaagaagaaatgaacaacGCGAGAAAATTGGAAATAGAAGAC ATATAA